Proteins from one Deinococcus fonticola genomic window:
- the sucC gene encoding ADP-forming succinate--CoA ligase subunit beta: protein MKLHEYQGKELLRQFGVNVQEGKVAYTPQEVRNIAQEYAQPVVVKAQVHVGGRGKAGGVKFSPTVEKAYENGQNILGMDIKGLTVNKVLVTKAVDIDKGKEYYVGMIVDRNVQSYTLMASAEGGMEIEEVAAATPEKIIKYRVDPVKGLQPYEARQIALQAGFQGNLNKIADMMVKMSKAAFERDAVLVEINPLFVGEDGVPVALDTKFEIDDNAMYRHADLASYRELSEEHPLEIEASQHGFAYVKLEDGNVGVLGNGAGIVMTTLDVVNRAGAKPANFLDIGGGAKADIVYNAVKIVNKDPDVKAIFINVFGGITRADEVAKGVIQALEEGILTKPVRMRIAGTAEDEAKALLAEKNSDLIKMYPTMFEAAEVAAREANAAEGK from the coding sequence CTTCACGAGTATCAGGGCAAGGAACTGCTGCGCCAATTCGGCGTGAACGTCCAGGAAGGCAAGGTCGCCTACACCCCCCAGGAAGTGCGCAACATCGCGCAGGAGTATGCCCAGCCGGTCGTCGTCAAGGCGCAGGTTCACGTGGGCGGGCGCGGCAAGGCGGGCGGCGTGAAATTCAGCCCCACCGTCGAGAAAGCCTACGAGAACGGACAGAACATCCTGGGCATGGACATCAAGGGCCTCACCGTGAACAAGGTGCTGGTCACCAAGGCCGTGGACATCGATAAGGGCAAAGAGTACTACGTCGGCATGATCGTCGACCGCAACGTGCAGAGCTACACGCTGATGGCCTCCGCCGAGGGCGGTATGGAAATCGAGGAAGTGGCCGCCGCCACCCCCGAGAAGATCATCAAGTACCGCGTCGACCCGGTGAAGGGCCTGCAACCCTACGAAGCCCGCCAGATCGCGCTGCAGGCCGGCTTTCAGGGCAACCTGAACAAGATCGCCGACATGATGGTCAAGATGAGCAAGGCTGCCTTCGAGCGTGACGCCGTGCTGGTCGAAATCAACCCGCTGTTCGTCGGTGAGGACGGCGTGCCCGTGGCGCTGGACACCAAGTTCGAGATCGACGACAACGCCATGTACCGCCACGCCGACCTCGCCAGCTACCGCGAACTGTCCGAGGAGCACCCCCTGGAAATCGAAGCCAGCCAGCACGGCTTCGCCTACGTGAAGCTGGAAGACGGCAACGTGGGCGTGCTCGGCAACGGCGCCGGCATCGTGATGACCACGCTGGACGTGGTGAACCGCGCGGGGGCCAAACCCGCCAACTTCCTCGACATCGGCGGCGGCGCCAAGGCCGACATTGTGTACAACGCCGTGAAGATCGTCAACAAAGACCCCGATGTGAAGGCCATCTTCATCAACGTCTTCGGCGGCATCACCCGCGCCGATGAGGTGGCCAAAGGCGTGATCCAGGCCCTCGAAGAAGGCATCCTGACCAAGCCCGTGCGTATGCGTATTGCCGGCACCGCCGAGGACGAAGCCAAGGCGCTGCTGGCCGAGAAGAACAGCGACCTGATCAAGATGTACCCCACCATGTTCGAGGCCGCCGAAGTGGCCGCCAGAGAAGCCAACGCTGCGGAGGGCAAATAA
- the sucD gene encoding succinate--CoA ligase subunit alpha — MGILVNKDSKVIVQGMTGSEGAKHSRAMKEFGTQVVAGVTPGKGGQTFEGWPIYNSVREAKEKHGADVSIIFVPPAGAADAVLEAAHAGIPLIVLITEGVPTVDMMRAVQEIRDLDELSRAQGGKGIRLIGGNCPGLVTNGECKVGIMPNRIYENKGRIGLISRSGTLTYEAAKLLNDAGMGTSTTVGIGGDPVIGTTFADVLPMFEADPDTDAVLVIGEIGGADEEAAAEYIAQNMKKPVVAFISGRSAPKGKRMGHAGAIIMGDVGTPESKLAAFKAANVPVADTMPEMIDMVKAALNK; from the coding sequence ATGGGCATCCTCGTCAACAAGGACAGCAAAGTCATCGTGCAGGGCATGACCGGCAGTGAAGGCGCCAAGCACAGCCGCGCCATGAAGGAGTTCGGCACCCAGGTCGTCGCGGGCGTCACGCCCGGCAAGGGCGGGCAGACCTTCGAGGGGTGGCCCATCTACAACAGCGTGCGCGAGGCCAAAGAGAAACACGGCGCGGACGTGAGCATCATCTTCGTGCCGCCCGCCGGGGCCGCCGACGCCGTGCTGGAAGCCGCCCACGCCGGCATTCCGCTGATCGTGCTGATCACCGAGGGCGTGCCCACCGTGGACATGATGCGCGCCGTGCAGGAAATCCGCGACCTTGACGAACTCAGCCGCGCCCAGGGCGGCAAGGGCATCCGCCTGATCGGCGGCAATTGCCCCGGCCTGGTCACCAACGGCGAGTGCAAGGTCGGCATCATGCCCAACCGCATTTATGAAAACAAAGGCCGCATCGGCCTGATCAGCCGCTCGGGCACTCTCACCTACGAGGCCGCCAAACTGCTGAACGACGCCGGCATGGGCACCAGCACCACCGTCGGTATCGGCGGTGACCCGGTGATCGGCACGACCTTCGCGGACGTGCTCCCCATGTTCGAGGCCGACCCCGACACCGACGCCGTGCTGGTGATCGGCGAAATCGGCGGCGCCGACGAGGAAGCTGCCGCCGAGTACATTGCCCAGAACATGAAGAAGCCCGTGGTGGCCTTCATTTCCGGTCGCAGTGCCCCCAAGGGCAAACGCATGGGCCATGCCGGCGCCATCATCATGGGCGACGTGGGCACCCCCGAAAGCAAACTCGCTGCCTTCAAGGCCGCGAACGTGCCTGTGGCCGACACCATGCCCGAGATGATCGACATGGTCAAAGCCGCACTGAACAAGTAA
- the bshA gene encoding N-acetyl-alpha-D-glucosaminyl L-malate synthase BshA: MTSDSLKIAVLCHTGAGGSGVVATELGLQIADAGHEVHFVGTAMPFRLMGHHGGFRGPYFHQVSGYAYALFEQPFPELSAANTLTEVILEHGIQLTHAHYAIPHATAANHARAITCKTRVMTTLHGTDVTLVGAEPTFKHTTRHAIERSDHVTAVSQFLANETREVFGVDRDIEVIYNFVDSDRFVRITDPAVRARFAHPDEALIVHVSNFRPVKRVEDVVKVFARVSSEIPARLLMIGDGPERPRAFDLARELGVIGRTAFLGSFPDVQTILGISDLFLLPSSNESFGLAALEAMSCEVPVVASSAGGIPEVVEHGVTGFMTDVGDVDAMADAALKILRSRDVYQRMGQAAREAAITRFHPRLIVPRYLEAYVKTIAQRRPC; the protein is encoded by the coding sequence ATGACGTCTGATTCACTCAAAATCGCAGTGCTGTGCCACACGGGCGCGGGGGGCTCCGGGGTGGTCGCGACGGAACTGGGCCTGCAAATTGCCGACGCCGGACACGAGGTACATTTTGTCGGAACCGCCATGCCCTTTCGGCTGATGGGGCATCATGGCGGCTTTCGCGGGCCTTACTTTCACCAGGTGAGCGGCTACGCTTACGCCCTGTTCGAGCAACCCTTCCCGGAGTTGTCGGCGGCCAACACGCTGACCGAAGTCATTCTGGAACACGGCATTCAACTCACGCACGCCCACTACGCCATTCCGCACGCCACGGCGGCGAACCATGCAAGGGCCATCACCTGCAAAACGCGGGTCATGACCACGCTGCACGGCACGGATGTCACCCTGGTAGGCGCCGAACCCACTTTCAAGCACACCACACGCCACGCCATCGAACGCAGTGACCACGTGACTGCCGTTTCTCAGTTTCTGGCGAACGAAACGCGGGAAGTGTTCGGCGTCGACCGGGACATCGAGGTGATCTACAACTTCGTGGACAGTGACCGCTTCGTGCGGATTACTGATCCGGCGGTGCGGGCAAGATTCGCGCACCCAGACGAGGCGTTGATCGTTCACGTGAGCAACTTCCGCCCGGTCAAGCGCGTAGAGGATGTCGTCAAGGTGTTTGCTCGGGTGTCGAGCGAAATTCCCGCCCGCTTGCTGATGATCGGGGACGGCCCGGAGCGTCCCAGGGCCTTCGACCTGGCGCGAGAACTGGGCGTGATCGGCCGCACGGCCTTCCTGGGTTCCTTTCCGGACGTGCAGACCATCCTGGGGATCAGCGACCTGTTCCTGCTGCCCAGCAGCAACGAGAGCTTCGGCCTGGCGGCGCTGGAGGCCATGTCCTGTGAAGTGCCGGTGGTCGCCTCCAGTGCCGGGGGCATTCCCGAGGTGGTCGAGCACGGCGTGACCGGCTTCATGACGGATGTAGGCGACGTGGACGCGATGGCGGACGCGGCGCTGAAAATTCTGCGCAGCCGCGACGTCTACCAGCGCATGGGACAGGCCGCCCGTGAGGCCGCCATCACGCGGTTTCACCCGCGCCTGATCGTGCCACGTTATCTGGAGGCTTACGTGAAGACCATTGCCCAGCGGCGCCCGTGCTGA